One genomic window of Papilio machaon chromosome 17, ilPapMach1.1, whole genome shotgun sequence includes the following:
- the LOC106721622 gene encoding 26S proteasome regulatory subunit 4, translated as MGQNQSGGGSGGDKKDDKDKKKKYEPPIPTRVGKKKRKAKGPDAALKLPQVTPHTKCRLKLLKLERIKDYLLMEEEFIRNQERLKPQEEKIEEERSKVDDLRGTPMSVGNLEEIIDDNHAIVSTSVGSEHYVSILSFVDKDQLEPGCSVLLNHKVHAVVGVLGDDTDPMVSVMKLEKAPQETYADIGGLDTQIQEIKESVELPLTHPEYYEEMGIKPPKGVILYGPPGTGKTLLAKAVANQTSATFLRVVGSELIQKYLGDGPKLVRELFRVAEEHAPSIVFIDEIDAVGTKRYDSNSGGEREIQRTMLELLNQLDGFDSRGDVKVIMATNRIETLDPALIRPGRIDRKIEFPLPDEKTKRRIFTIHTSRMTLADDVNLSELIMSKDDLSGADIKAICTEAGLMALRERRMKVTNEDFKKSKESVLYRKKEGTPEGLYL; from the exons atg GGTCAAAATCAATCGGGTGGTGGAAGTGGCGGAGACAAGAAAGATGACAAGGataagaagaagaaatatgaACCTCCAATTCCTACAAGAGTGGGCAAAAAGAAGCGCAAAGCTAAGGGACCCGATGCAGCTCTGAAACTGCCCCAAGTCACGCCTCATACAAAATGCAGATTGAAGTTATTGAAATTGGAACGAATCAAAGATTATCTTTTGATGGAAGAAGAATTTATTCGTAACCAGGAAAGGTTGAAGCCGCAGGAGGAAAAAATTGAGGAAGAAAGGTCTAAG GTTGATGACCTCAGAGGAACACCAATGTCTGTTGGTAACTTGGAGGAGATCATTGATGATAATCATGCAATTGTTTCCACATCAGTGGGTAGTGAACATTATGTCAGTATTCTTTCCTTTGTGGACAAAGACCAATTAGAGCCTGGATGCTCTGTGCTACTGAATCATAAG gttCATGCTGTTGTGGGTGTATTGGGTGATGACACAGATCCAATGGTATCTGTGATGAAATTAGAAAAGGCACCACAAGAGACATATGCTGATATTGGTGGATTGGATACACAGATCCAGGAAATCAAG GAATCTGTTGAGCTTCCTCTAACACATCCTGAGTATTATGAAGAGATGGGTATCAAGCCGCCAAAAGGTGTCATTCTCTATGGTCCTCCAGGAACGGGAAAAACACTTTTGGCAAAGGCAGTGGCTAATCAAACATCTGCTACTTTTCTACGAGTTGTTGGTTCTGAGCTCATACAAAAGTACttg GGTGATGGTCCCAAATTAGTTCGCGAGTTATTCAGAGTTGCAGAAGAACATGCACCGTCAATTGTCTTCATTGACGAAATTGATGCAGTTGGCACAAAACG ttaCGATTCTAACTCGGGTGGTGAAAGAGAAATTCAGAGAACTATGTTGGAATTATTGAATCAGCTGGATGGTTTTGATTCTCGTGGGGATGTCAAG gtcATAATGGCTACAAACCGAATAGAAACTCTTGATCCAGCTTTAATCAGACCTGGACGTATTGACCGCAAGATCGAATTCCCACTGCCTGATGAAAAGACTAAGAGAAGAATCTTCACTATACATACATCAAGGATGACTTTAGCCGACGATGTCAATCTTTCTGAGTTAATTATGTCCAAAGATGATCTCTCCGGAGCAGATATAAAG gCGATATGCACGGAAGCTGGCTTAATGGCGCTTCGTGAGCGTCGTATGAAAGTCACCAATGAAGACTTTAAGAAATCTAAGGAGAGTGTATTGTACCGTAAGAAAGAAGGCACGCCGGAGGGACTCTacctttaa